In Runella sp. SP2, the genomic window GTCTTTGTAGGCAGGAATGTACGTATGCGATGGGTGTCCTAGATACTCATTGATCAATTTAATTTCATTGAGTGAACTAGCTGTAGCCCCAGGTAAATATTCTCTTACAATCGGGAAAGCACTGAACATCGAAAAACCTTTCAAAGCCAAGATGATTTGGCAGCCAGCCTCGTCCATCACTCCTTTGATAAGTTGTAGATTCTGGCGCAATAAGCGCTCTTCCAATACAAAACAAGGCGACGGAAGGGTTGTAAAATCAATAGACATGTTATTTATATTGTCGAGTGACGGATGATTGAATCTTTATTTTATACAAATTTGTTGCGATACAGACGACAAATATAAAACTATAATATGAAAATCGGACTTGTACTATCGGGAGGAGGCGCCCGTGGCATCATGCACTTAGGCGTTATTAAAGCATTAAACGAACAAGGTATTGTCCCCGATTTTATTGCTGGCACAAGCGCAGGAGCCATCGCAGGTGCTTTGGTCGCTCATGGATACAGCCCCGACGAGGTATTGCAAATCCTGTTAAAGACCAATTTTCTCAAATACTTACGTCCTTCATTTTCAGCACCAGGGTTACTGAAAATGGACAAAGTAGAAGATTTATACCTCCAATTACTTCCCCATAATTCGTTTGCTCAGCTCAAAACACCACTCATTGTGGCGGCTACAGACATCGAACAAGGCGAAATTGTTTATTTTGATCAGGGCGAGCTCATTCGGCCGCTGATGGCTTCAAGCTGCCTACCAGGTATTTTTTCCCCCGTTAACTTTCAAAAAAGGATGTTAGTCGATGGGGCAGTTCTCAACAACCTTCCCATTGAGCCCCTGCTCGACCGCCAGGCTGATTTTCTCATCGCTTCCAATTGCAACCCACATTCCTTAGACAAGCCCCTCAAC contains:
- a CDS encoding patatin-like phospholipase family protein, with translation MKIGLVLSGGGARGIMHLGVIKALNEQGIVPDFIAGTSAGAIAGALVAHGYSPDEVLQILLKTNFLKYLRPSFSAPGLLKMDKVEDLYLQLLPHNSFAQLKTPLIVAATDIEQGEIVYFDQGELIRPLMASSCLPGIFSPVNFQKRMLVDGAVLNNLPIEPLLDRQADFLIASNCNPHSLDKPLNSTRTIIERSLLLAVRNKTQERLQRCDIVLEPKEVGRYDIFDVRKAREIFQIGYRCALKQPMLLSSLAKK